From the genome of Ptychodera flava strain L36383 chromosome 13, AS_Pfla_20210202, whole genome shotgun sequence:
GTAAGATTACTAAGGTTCACATTCAAATGGAACACGCCAGCAGCGATGAAGATGAGATAAAGTGCGTGATGATTATAAAGTACGTGGCTCTCTGAACCAAGATCATGTAATATCATGATGATCTAATGAACGCTTTCAGGAACatacataaaatattaaaaacttaAAACAGAGATTGTGTGAAAGTGACTCTTATTATAGTACACCAacaaagttaataaacagcAACTTTCCAACATTATATTAGTACACTTGATGATTTATTTGCATaactgacaaagggggggggatGACGATCAATAATGTTTAACATTTCAGACAACTGATCGTAAAACCATGGCGAATCTGTATCAATTTGCCAAGCCTTAAGACTTGTGGatggaaatgtaaaaataaagagCAGCTGTTCACCCTTAAACAGGTAAATGTCAAGTAATCATGAAATCATCATGCAAATGATGAATTTGAAGGACAGATACTATTTAGATACTATTTATTTTCTTCGGGCACATACAAGAAagtaaaggagaaaaaaatcacGTTCCGTACTCCTTCCAATGCTACTATATTGTAGATAAGCATTTTGGAGGTACGTTGTAACTTCTTTACTTATTTGAAAAAcctcaaaaacacaaaaagctaAATGTATAATTTATAGTCTTCGGCTTTTTCATACTGCCCGATCTACATATGCGAAGACAGGAGAGAAACTTCACCGGGCCGCCGACATActtaggataggataggataaataatttatatatagcgcctagtatccatcagcaatgttcactggcgctttacactAGGTCACAGGTAAGCTCTCTTGAAGAAATGAGTCTTAAGCAGAGATCTGAAAGTGCGAATGTCCGGGGCTGATCGAAGAGGAGCTGGCAGTTTGTTCCATAGAATTGATGAGGAATAGGAGAAGGATCTGTCACCGTATGATTTTAACCGAGTTCGTGGAACTTTAAGTGTGGTTTGTAGACTTGATCGGAGAGATCTGCTAGGGGTGTTGACTTCAATGAGTTCAGCCAGGTATGAAGGAGCGAGTCCATGTATTGATTTATATGTgagaagtaggattttgaactgaATTCTGTAAGACACGGGGAGCCAGTGAAGTTCCTTCAGGATTGGTGTAATGTGATCCCTTTTCCTTGTTTTTGTGATGAGACGGGCATAATTGTGGCACTGTTGGTCGcactgacatgaaaataaaagaactGCCATGCAAAGAaagtttatttaaaataaattgCAAACAGATGTTCCCTGAATCAGTTTGCACATTTCAGACATGCAGAATGACCACGGAAGGTGTCGCAGTGAGTAACATAAATTATCAAGAAATTACGCCAGTTTGTGTTGCCACCTCAACAAGGTATACTTCCGAACAGCCGAGGTCGTCCATGGTCACACTTGTAGCTCCCTCTGCCTTTCGCTGAAGTCTATTTGTGAACGGTTCCGAAACAAACATCACCAACCCTCCAAAGCAAAGCAGACTTCCGTAGAAATAAAATGAGTTATCGTAGTTACCAGTGACGTCATATATGTAACCTTAAAAATGAAAGCCAAAAAGGGGATTATTTTAAATACCGTTGATATCGTGTATCGTGTTATTTCGTGTTACTATTTTGTTAATGGCATGTCAATGTGTGTTTTCCGTTACAGTAAATTGTAATGATTTACATATTAGAGCCGAAATCAGATTTTGTCATCAATCGACTATCTTTTGGACATGCATTCCAGTCTCTGTCTGTAAACACCATGTTGATCATAGTGACGAGTGTGCCAGATTACTAACTCGACAGGTTTCAAATTCGTTGTATCGACAATTAGGGACTGTAAAATGGTCCGAGATGGTAAGTCTTCGACTGGCATCAGGCCAACTGTCTTGTCTTGATAGTTCCCTACATAGATTCTTTTATAGACCCCCGTGGATGATCTCATTAAGGTTTGGTCAAATCGTTTcgaaatttcaaacattggaaAATTCCTCAGAGATGAATTTTTGGTATTGTCTTTGTCAACTATTAGGTCGACAACAAATATTCCAATcgaacttcaaaatgaaataaatgatgCAGTGTTTTACCTCCAATGGGTGGTCCAATCAGTGCTCCGATAGCCATGAAAAATGTCAGTATCCCGGTGCCAGCTGTAACCATTTCAGGACCGAGGACATCAAGGGCGATTTGTGGTTGCATTCCCAGATGTAAACCGATGAAAATTCCATAAAAGAATGCGTAGGCAGTGtatgtttcataattcataGCCAAGGGACTGAATAGATTACATAACCCTGAGAGAAAGAGTGCAAATGCGTAGGTTTTGATACttgttgtgaatttttttgtaagtaGTAGAACTATTGGAATTAGAAGCCTTCCTATCATGGTCGCTAATCCGAAAATCGAGACAAGAAGCGAAATGGCTGTTATAGATGCGAACTGCTTGGTTTCGGCACGTGCTAGCAAGTGAGCTGGCGAACTCTGATATCCTATCCCAACTGCGATAGTAGTTGCGAACACAAAAACTGCGTATGTTGGATATTTTGTCATTAGCCTTAGATCGCATGTATCCTTAATACATATCCAGTTCATTTTTAGATTATTGGCGTTACCGGCCTTCTCTTCCAATGGAACATTACTTGGAATTTCCTCTTCCGGCGCTCTGAACAAGGCGGCAGATATTCCCATGTGGGCATTCAAGGCCGAGAACACAATGACAGATCCTCTCCAGCCGTAGTTGTCGATCAGTATTTGTAACAAGGGAGGGAAGATGAACAACCCAACACCGACTCCGGACGC
Proteins encoded in this window:
- the LOC139147797 gene encoding monocarboxylate transporter 13-like; its protein translation is MTDLQSSKEVTTAHSQDSTLTAHGKTRDGGVIGWLVVFGSHICHLFFGGAYQAIGPLFVVIQRHFDETSARTSWIIAFLASVEFGLGPLSNVSVKKIGFRMTVLMGTIISSAGYFFSAFAPTIEFLYLSIGLAVGIGYALILPASIGIIPHFVKKSFTVASVLAASGVGVGLFIFPPLLQILIDNYGWRGSVIVFSALNAHMGISAALFRAPEEEIPSNVPLEEKAGNANNLKMNWICIKDTCDLRLMTKYPTYAVFVFATTIAVGIGYQSSPAHLLARAETKQFASITAISLLVSIFGLATMIGRLLIPIVLLLTKKFTTSIKTYAFALFLSGLCNLFSPLAMNYETYTAYAFFYGIFIGLHLGMQPQIALDVLGPEMVTAGTGILTFFMAIGALIGPPIGGYIYDVTGNYDNSFYFYGSLLCFGGLVMFVSEPFTNRLQRKAEGATSVTMDDLGCSEVYLVEVATQTGVIS